In Micromonospora purpureochromogenes, a single window of DNA contains:
- a CDS encoding GAF and ANTAR domain-containing protein codes for MSSPRPDQPSHDLTETLLVLAGLPDDAPALPEQLRAIVRLAAEVVGPVDFASVTVLAADGNRTDAASDEAANALDLAQYADDAGPCLVALHTGETVGVPDIAGAVVWPGFRDVAWRYGVRASLSIPLFAGSGNPVGALNLYSRDAAGMRLLIQRVESCYHPGRTQVRPRLDVGSEQLLAGLAGALHTRDLIQRALGLLMDRDQVPAGSAYRQLVEATEPGQSLTGTASVLLHQDPR; via the coding sequence ATGTCTTCGCCCCGGCCCGACCAGCCCTCTCACGACCTGACGGAAACGCTGCTCGTCCTCGCCGGCCTGCCCGACGACGCTCCGGCACTGCCGGAGCAGCTGCGCGCCATCGTCCGACTGGCCGCGGAGGTGGTGGGCCCGGTGGATTTCGCCTCGGTCACCGTACTCGCCGCCGACGGGAACCGGACCGACGCCGCCAGCGACGAGGCGGCCAACGCCCTCGATCTGGCCCAGTACGCCGACGATGCCGGCCCCTGCCTGGTCGCCCTGCACACCGGCGAGACGGTCGGCGTACCTGACATCGCCGGCGCGGTGGTGTGGCCCGGCTTCCGGGACGTGGCCTGGCGGTACGGCGTCCGGGCCTCGCTGTCCATCCCGCTCTTCGCCGGCAGCGGCAACCCGGTTGGCGCCTTGAACCTCTACTCCCGCGACGCCGCCGGCATGCGCCTGCTGATCCAACGCGTCGAGTCCTGCTACCACCCCGGGCGGACCCAGGTGCGGCCCCGGTTGGACGTCGGCAGCGAGCAACTGCTAGCCGGGCTCGCCGGTGCGTTGCACACCCGTGACCTCATCCAACGGGCACTCGGGCTGCTGATGGACCGGGACCAGGTCCCGGCCGGATCGGCCTACCGGCAGCTGGTCGAGGCGACCGAACCGGGCCAATCGCTGACCGGAACGGCCAGCGTCCTCCTGCACCAGGACCCGAGGTGA
- a CDS encoding amylo-alpha-1,6-glucosidase, whose protein sequence is MAQIRPTPADPRPGECRDPEQRVAEARAMPPDLGANSVALVNGSTFLLSAPNGDVPSGSIGGLVHLDTRLLSRWVLRINGTPLLALRSDTVDTYSAQFFVTNPPLPGVREDTVAARRLRYLGDGLHERIEITCYCQEPLRIEVRLETGTDFADIMEIKSVVLDRSDRIRRQHAPDGSRLVFTYEHEGFSSQTVISASPAPQRLDGDDLVWAVELAPHSTWSVDLHIPLPAGTEMPNRVSGDISDVFHHRVEDPSARWEAQVSRLSSEQPLLERVLARSRADLVAMRMEMEIHGEWVSLPAAGLPWFLTLFGRDTLITAYQSLASGPRLAKGALLALARLQGTRCDDFSDEEPGKILHEVRSGELTRRGVKPYDPYYGAADSTQLWLILLSEYWRWTGDDDLVRSLRDNAMAALAWIDTYGDRDGDGYVEYATHSTEGLGNQCWRDSWDGIRFADGAMPVLPIATCEIQGYTYDAKLRLAELADGPLADPGLARRLRAAAAELRARFDRDFWIDERGGFYAVGLDGDKNCIDSMTSNMGHLLWSGIVPPQRVDTVARQLLSPQMFSGWGIRTLCTDDRPYNPIGYHLGTVWPHDTSLAVLGLCRYGFRDEANTLALALLDAAAQFDYRLPEALAGYPRHQTTFAVPYPTACSPQAWASGAPLVLARAILGLEPIDGRITLDPHIPESIGRITVARLNAFGRFWDVEATGGRGAVRPSDR, encoded by the coding sequence ATGGCGCAGATTCGTCCGACGCCGGCGGATCCCCGCCCTGGGGAGTGTCGTGATCCTGAGCAGCGTGTCGCGGAGGCCCGGGCGATGCCTCCGGATCTCGGTGCCAATTCGGTGGCCCTGGTCAACGGGTCGACGTTCCTGCTGTCAGCGCCGAACGGTGATGTGCCGTCGGGCAGTATCGGCGGTCTGGTGCACCTGGACACCCGGCTGCTCAGTCGGTGGGTGCTGCGCATCAACGGGACGCCGCTGCTGGCGCTGCGTTCGGACACGGTGGACACGTATTCGGCCCAGTTCTTCGTCACCAATCCCCCGTTGCCCGGGGTCCGGGAGGACACCGTCGCCGCCCGCCGGCTGCGTTACCTGGGCGACGGCCTGCACGAACGCATCGAGATCACCTGCTACTGCCAGGAACCCCTCCGAATCGAGGTGCGCCTGGAGACCGGCACCGACTTCGCCGACATCATGGAGATCAAGTCGGTGGTGCTCGACCGCTCCGACCGCATCCGCCGCCAGCACGCCCCCGACGGGTCACGGCTGGTGTTCACCTATGAACATGAGGGATTCTCCTCGCAGACCGTCATCAGCGCGTCGCCAGCGCCGCAGCGCCTTGACGGTGATGACCTGGTGTGGGCTGTCGAGCTCGCTCCGCACAGCACCTGGAGCGTGGACCTGCACATCCCGTTGCCAGCTGGTACGGAGATGCCGAACCGGGTCAGCGGCGACATCTCCGACGTCTTCCATCACCGTGTCGAGGATCCGAGCGCCCGGTGGGAGGCGCAGGTGTCCCGGCTGTCGAGCGAGCAGCCGCTACTGGAGCGGGTGCTGGCCCGCAGCCGCGCGGACCTGGTGGCGATGCGCATGGAGATGGAGATCCACGGGGAATGGGTCAGCCTGCCCGCCGCCGGGCTGCCCTGGTTCCTCACGCTGTTCGGCCGGGACACTCTCATCACCGCCTACCAGTCATTGGCGTCCGGGCCGCGTCTGGCCAAGGGCGCCCTTCTCGCCCTGGCGAGGCTGCAGGGCACGCGCTGCGACGACTTCAGCGACGAGGAACCCGGCAAGATCCTGCACGAGGTGCGCAGCGGGGAGCTGACCCGCCGTGGTGTCAAACCCTACGACCCCTACTACGGGGCCGCGGACTCCACGCAGCTGTGGCTGATCCTGCTGTCGGAGTACTGGCGGTGGACCGGCGACGACGACCTGGTCAGGTCACTGCGGGACAACGCGATGGCCGCCTTGGCCTGGATCGACACCTACGGCGACCGCGACGGCGACGGCTACGTCGAGTACGCCACCCACTCCACCGAAGGCCTGGGCAACCAGTGCTGGCGCGACTCCTGGGACGGAATCCGCTTCGCCGACGGCGCAATGCCCGTGCTGCCCATCGCCACCTGCGAGATTCAGGGCTACACGTACGACGCGAAGCTGCGCCTGGCCGAACTCGCCGACGGGCCGCTGGCCGACCCCGGCCTCGCCCGCCGGCTGCGCGCGGCCGCCGCGGAGTTGCGCGCCCGTTTCGACCGTGACTTCTGGATCGACGAGCGTGGCGGCTTCTACGCCGTCGGACTCGACGGTGACAAGAACTGCATCGATTCGATGACCTCCAACATGGGACACCTGCTGTGGAGCGGCATCGTGCCACCGCAGCGTGTCGACACCGTCGCCCGGCAACTGCTCTCGCCGCAGATGTTCTCCGGTTGGGGCATACGAACGCTCTGCACTGACGACCGCCCCTACAACCCCATCGGCTACCACCTGGGCACCGTCTGGCCCCACGACACCTCACTGGCGGTGCTCGGGCTGTGCCGCTACGGTTTCCGCGACGAGGCCAACACCCTCGCCCTCGCACTGCTCGACGCCGCCGCGCAGTTCGACTACCGACTGCCGGAAGCTCTCGCCGGCTATCCGCGCCATCAGACGACCTTTGCCGTGCCCTACCCAACGGCCTGCAGCCCACAAGCCTGGGCCAGCGGCGCCCCACTCGTCCTCGCCCGCGCCATCCTCGGACTCGAACCCATCGACGGACGGATCACCCTCGATCCGCACATACCCGAGAGCATCGGGCGTATCACCGTCGCACGGCTGAATGCCTTCGGCCGCTTCTGGGACGTCGAGGCGACAGGCGGCAGGGGCGCCGTGCGCCCCTCCGACCGCTGA
- a CDS encoding DUF6766 family protein — translation MKKFLRDNSLGLAFGLLFLLALIGQAFAGHADFNQQQLSEGLQPVSFGRYVTSASFAVDVTENWQSEYLQFFLYIFLTVWLLQKGSPESKELHKAGRESDKDQMVGRYATDTSPAWSRVGGLRQALFAHSLGLVMGAIFLLSWLAQSISGVAAYNEEQLANLQDPVSWSRYLIEPDFWNRTLQNWQSELLAVTSMVVLAIYLRQRGSSQSKPVGAAHAATGVEG, via the coding sequence GTGAAGAAGTTCCTGCGCGACAACTCCCTGGGCCTGGCCTTCGGTCTGCTGTTCCTCCTGGCGCTGATCGGTCAGGCGTTCGCCGGGCACGCCGACTTCAACCAGCAACAGCTCAGCGAAGGCCTGCAACCTGTCTCGTTCGGCCGGTACGTCACGTCGGCGAGCTTCGCCGTCGACGTCACCGAGAACTGGCAATCGGAGTACCTGCAGTTCTTCCTCTACATCTTCCTGACCGTCTGGCTCCTGCAGAAAGGCTCACCGGAGTCCAAGGAACTCCACAAGGCCGGCCGCGAATCCGACAAGGACCAGATGGTCGGCAGGTACGCCACCGACACGTCGCCGGCGTGGTCACGGGTCGGTGGACTGCGACAGGCGCTGTTCGCCCACTCATTGGGCCTGGTCATGGGCGCGATCTTCCTGCTGTCATGGCTGGCCCAGTCCATCAGCGGGGTCGCCGCGTACAACGAGGAGCAGCTCGCCAACCTCCAAGATCCGGTGTCCTGGAGCCGCTACCTGATCGAGCCCGACTTCTGGAACCGCACCCTGCAGAACTGGCAGTCGGAGCTACTGGCCGTGACGTCGATGGTGGTCCTGGCGATCTACCTGCGGCAGCGCGGATCGTCGCAGTCCAAGCCGGTCGGCGCCGCGCACGCCGCCACCGGAGTGGAAGGCTGA
- a CDS encoding four-helix bundle copper-binding protein, with the protein MPGTTMPMLETYPKPINVDRTKLAAAIEALNDCAQACTACADACLSEDMVAELAKCVRTNLDCADICATTARVLSRHTGYDANITRGVLEACATACQSCGDECAAHAGKHEHCRICADACRAGEQACRNLLATIS; encoded by the coding sequence ATGCCGGGCACCACGATGCCGATGCTGGAGACGTACCCAAAGCCGATCAATGTGGACCGCACGAAGCTGGCTGCCGCGATCGAGGCGCTCAACGACTGCGCCCAGGCCTGTACCGCGTGCGCGGACGCCTGCCTGAGCGAGGACATGGTCGCCGAGCTGGCCAAGTGCGTACGGACGAACCTGGACTGCGCCGACATCTGCGCGACCACAGCCCGCGTGCTGTCCCGGCACACCGGCTACGACGCGAACATCACCCGCGGCGTGCTCGAGGCGTGCGCCACGGCGTGCCAGTCGTGTGGTGACGAGTGCGCGGCGCATGCCGGCAAGCATGAGCACTGCCGAATCTGCGCCGACGCGTGTCGCGCCGGTGAGCAAGCCTGCCGAAACCTGCTGGCCACCATCAGCTGA
- a CDS encoding hemerythrin domain-containing protein — MATDAIDLLIEDHRKIRGLFKEFQQAGADANRKGQLVKQILEALTMHTYIENECMYPETRRLLPDLDEAILESYEEHHVADVLGFELAMMSPDDEHFEAKTMVLIEAVTHHIEEEEKEWFPKVREGVPAQQLQSLGAQLAELMKKAPRKPTAPAALKKAMDAVRA, encoded by the coding sequence ATGGCCACCGACGCTATCGATCTGCTCATCGAGGATCATCGCAAGATACGCGGGCTGTTCAAGGAATTCCAGCAGGCGGGCGCGGACGCGAACAGGAAGGGCCAGCTGGTCAAACAGATTCTCGAGGCTTTGACCATGCACACCTACATCGAGAACGAGTGCATGTACCCGGAAACCCGCCGGCTCCTGCCGGACCTCGACGAAGCGATACTGGAATCGTACGAAGAGCACCATGTCGCGGACGTTCTGGGCTTCGAACTCGCCATGATGAGCCCTGACGATGAGCACTTCGAAGCGAAGACCATGGTCCTCATCGAGGCCGTTACACACCACATCGAGGAAGAAGAAAAGGAGTGGTTCCCGAAGGTACGCGAGGGTGTCCCCGCTCAACAGTTGCAGAGCCTCGGCGCGCAACTGGCCGAACTGATGAAGAAGGCCCCCCGGAAGCCGACTGCACCCGCTGCGCTGAAGAAGGCCATGGACGCCGTGCGGGCCTGA
- a CDS encoding SDR family oxidoreductase, with protein MRVRDAVVVITGASSGIGRATALAFADKGAAVVLAARREEALAEVAAECAQRGARALVVPTDVTDPAAVEALGRRAAERFGRIDVWVNNAAVTVFGPFEETPLQDIRRVLDVNVMGYVHGARTALPYLREQGQGVLVNVSSIVGVVSQPYTHAYVMAKFAIRALSASLRQELRLTGPRGVHVCAVLPATIDTPLFQHGANYTGRKAVAMPPVYAPERVARTIVNLVRSPRREVIVGPAGRMMVMQSRLTPGLMERMLARQVDKAHLSRDEPAPATSGNVFSPAPGPGSVDGGWGGRRRTATRRLVTAALLTTAAVAGARRWRR; from the coding sequence ATGCGGGTCCGGGACGCGGTCGTCGTGATCACTGGAGCTTCGAGCGGGATCGGACGGGCCACCGCCCTGGCCTTCGCCGACAAGGGCGCGGCGGTGGTGCTTGCCGCGCGGCGCGAGGAGGCCCTGGCGGAGGTCGCCGCTGAGTGCGCGCAGCGCGGCGCTCGGGCGTTGGTCGTACCGACCGACGTCACGGATCCGGCCGCGGTGGAAGCGCTGGGCCGGCGGGCGGCGGAGCGGTTCGGCCGCATCGACGTGTGGGTCAACAACGCCGCGGTTACCGTCTTCGGCCCTTTCGAGGAGACGCCGCTGCAGGACATCCGGCGGGTGCTGGACGTGAACGTCATGGGATACGTGCACGGGGCACGCACCGCGCTGCCGTACCTGCGTGAGCAGGGCCAGGGCGTGTTGGTGAACGTCTCGTCCATCGTCGGGGTGGTGTCACAGCCATACACCCACGCGTACGTCATGGCCAAGTTCGCGATCCGGGCGCTGAGCGCCAGCCTTCGACAGGAGCTGCGGCTGACCGGGCCGCGCGGGGTGCACGTCTGCGCCGTCCTACCGGCGACCATCGACACCCCGCTGTTCCAGCACGGGGCCAACTACACCGGTCGCAAGGCGGTCGCGATGCCGCCGGTGTACGCGCCGGAGCGCGTTGCCCGTACCATCGTCAACCTGGTCCGCAGCCCACGACGAGAGGTCATCGTCGGGCCGGCAGGGCGGATGATGGTGATGCAATCGAGGCTGACGCCCGGGCTGATGGAACGCATGCTGGCCCGGCAGGTCGACAAGGCGCATCTGTCGCGCGACGAGCCGGCCCCGGCGACCTCCGGCAATGTTTTCTCACCCGCGCCGGGCCCCGGTTCGGTCGACGGCGGCTGGGGCGGTCGCCGGCGTACGGCGACGCGACGCCTGGTCACGGCCGCCCTCCTTACGACGGCCGCTGTGGCGGGTGCCCGCCGATGGCGGCGATGA
- a CDS encoding DNA alkylation repair protein encodes MGETTPSEATVAEVMAELAALEDPKTREVNEKHGDDHGVHLSKLRALAKRLKTQQELACQLWKTDDTAARLLAILICRPKAFERDELDVMLREARTSKVHDWLVNYVVKRNPHAEELRLAWSADPDPVVASAGWALTTERVAKKPEGLDLAGLLDVIEAEMKDAPDRLQWAMNHCLAQIGIEHAEHRARAIDIGERLEVLKDYPTSPGCTSPFAPIWITEMVRRQHEK; translated from the coding sequence GTGGGCGAGACGACGCCGAGCGAGGCGACGGTGGCCGAGGTGATGGCCGAGCTGGCCGCGCTCGAGGACCCGAAGACACGCGAGGTGAACGAAAAACATGGTGACGATCATGGTGTGCACCTCAGCAAGCTGCGCGCGCTCGCGAAGCGGCTGAAGACGCAGCAGGAACTCGCGTGCCAGCTCTGGAAGACGGATGACACCGCGGCGAGACTGCTGGCGATCCTGATCTGCCGCCCGAAGGCGTTCGAGCGTGACGAGTTGGACGTCATGTTGCGCGAGGCGCGCACATCCAAGGTGCACGACTGGCTCGTGAACTACGTGGTGAAGAGGAACCCGCACGCCGAAGAGCTGCGCCTGGCCTGGTCCGCCGATCCGGATCCAGTGGTCGCGAGTGCCGGCTGGGCGCTGACCACCGAACGCGTGGCGAAGAAGCCCGAGGGCCTCGACCTCGCAGGACTGCTCGACGTCATCGAGGCGGAGATGAAAGACGCCCCGGATCGCCTGCAGTGGGCGATGAACCACTGCCTGGCTCAGATCGGGATCGAGCACGCCGAGCACCGCGCCCGCGCAATCGACATCGGCGAGCGCCTGGAGGTGCTCAAGGACTACCCGACCTCCCCGGGCTGCACGTCTCCGTTCGCGCCCATCTGGATCACGGAGATGGTGCGCCGACAGCACGAGAAGTAG
- a CDS encoding SDR family oxidoreductase has protein sequence MTADNITENGQDGIDRGRLETCLSVFEALEDLPPDHPDVVRVQRATAKLYKVIKQRRREERRDAIAAADRAVTAATATGAPGRIDDETQGIPLASPTVGTTAGFLHNPRGCYVCKQRYREVDAFYHQLCPPCAALNRERRNVRTDLTGRRALLTGGRAKIGMYIALRLLRDGAHTTVTTRFPHDAVRRFAAMPDSAEWLHRLRIVGIDLRDPAQVIALADSVSGQGPLDILINNAAQTVRRTAGAYAQLVAAEAAALPDGPLPEMITFAKPAGRSDPAGSLTALPQPAITPHALTALALTSGSASPERIAAATAIDAGGLVPDLDPVNSWVQRVHEVNPVELLEVQLCNVTAPFVLVSRLRPAMAAATARRKYVVNVSAMEGQFARGYKGPGHPHTNMAKAALNMLTRTSAQEMLADGILMTSVDTGWITDERPHPTKMRLADAGFHAPLDLVDGAARVYDPIVRGEQGEDLYGCFLKDYAPCAW, from the coding sequence ATGACGGCGGACAACATTACGGAAAACGGTCAAGACGGCATTGACCGTGGCCGGCTGGAGACCTGTCTCAGCGTCTTTGAGGCCTTGGAGGACCTGCCTCCCGATCACCCCGACGTGGTGCGGGTGCAACGGGCCACCGCGAAGCTCTACAAGGTGATCAAGCAGCGGCGACGCGAGGAACGGCGGGATGCCATCGCGGCGGCCGACCGCGCGGTGACGGCGGCCACCGCCACCGGCGCCCCTGGCCGGATCGACGACGAGACCCAGGGCATCCCGCTCGCCTCCCCCACCGTCGGTACCACGGCCGGCTTCCTGCACAATCCGCGTGGCTGCTACGTCTGCAAGCAGCGCTACCGCGAGGTGGACGCCTTCTATCATCAGCTCTGCCCGCCCTGCGCGGCGCTCAACCGGGAGCGCCGGAACGTCCGCACGGATCTGACCGGCCGACGCGCGCTGCTCACCGGCGGCCGGGCGAAGATCGGCATGTACATCGCGCTGCGGCTGCTGCGCGACGGCGCGCACACCACGGTGACCACGCGGTTTCCGCACGACGCGGTTCGCCGATTCGCCGCGATGCCCGACAGCGCGGAGTGGCTGCACCGCCTGCGGATCGTCGGGATCGATCTGCGCGACCCCGCCCAGGTGATCGCCCTCGCTGACTCGGTCAGTGGCCAGGGACCCCTCGACATCCTGATCAACAACGCGGCGCAGACCGTCCGCCGCACGGCCGGGGCGTACGCGCAGCTCGTCGCCGCGGAGGCGGCGGCCCTGCCGGACGGCCCGCTGCCGGAGATGATCACGTTCGCCAAACCGGCCGGCCGGAGCGACCCGGCGGGCAGCCTGACCGCCCTGCCGCAGCCGGCGATCACCCCGCACGCGCTCACCGCGCTGGCGCTGACCAGCGGCTCCGCCTCGCCGGAACGGATCGCGGCAGCCACCGCCATCGACGCCGGCGGTCTGGTGCCGGACCTCGATCCCGTCAACAGCTGGGTGCAGCGGGTGCACGAGGTCAACCCGGTCGAACTGCTCGAAGTGCAGCTGTGCAACGTGACCGCGCCGTTCGTGCTGGTCAGTCGGCTGCGACCGGCGATGGCCGCAGCGACCGCCCGCCGCAAGTACGTGGTGAACGTGTCAGCGATGGAGGGCCAGTTCGCCCGCGGCTACAAGGGGCCGGGGCACCCGCACACCAACATGGCCAAGGCCGCGCTGAACATGCTGACCCGGACCAGCGCCCAGGAAATGCTGGCCGACGGCATCCTCATGACCAGCGTCGACACCGGCTGGATCACCGACGAGCGGCCCCACCCGACGAAGATGCGGCTGGCGGACGCCGGCTTCCACGCCCCGCTGGACCTGGTCGACGGCGCGGCCCGGGTCTACGACCCGATCGTCCGCGGCGAACAGGGCGAAGACCTGTACGGCTGCTTCCTGAAGGACTACGCGCCCTGCGCCTGGTGA
- a CDS encoding ArsR/SmtB family transcription factor gives MNGVRPVKSALPAISPLVGEPIKRADAERLARVLKAFADPARLRLLSLIQSAPEGEASVSDLTAPLGLSQPTVSHHLRILTEAGLLEREKRGVWAYYRLVPSAITAIADLLTPPRKRATKRAR, from the coding sequence ATGAACGGCGTGCGACCTGTGAAATCTGCTCTGCCTGCTATCTCGCCGCTTGTGGGCGAGCCGATCAAGCGCGCTGATGCCGAGCGGCTCGCGCGAGTGCTGAAGGCATTTGCCGATCCGGCCCGGCTGCGACTGCTCAGTCTGATCCAGTCCGCTCCGGAGGGCGAGGCGTCCGTGAGTGACCTCACCGCGCCGCTTGGTCTCTCCCAGCCGACCGTGAGTCACCACCTTCGGATCCTCACCGAGGCCGGCCTGCTCGAGCGCGAAAAGCGCGGCGTCTGGGCGTACTACCGCCTGGTGCCGTCCGCGATCACGGCGATAGCCGACCTGTTGACGCCACCCCGCAAGCGGGCGACGAAAAGGGCCCGCTGA
- a CDS encoding carboxyl transferase domain-containing protein — MRRSARNLIELVIDPGTWVSWDEAVADPAPLDADYAAALAAARRTTGVDEAVITGAGRLGGRQVAVIAGEFAFLGGSIGVAAAERLTRAVERATAERIPLLAAPASGGTRMQEGSIAFLQMVKISQAITAHKAAGLPYLVYLRHPTTGGVYASWGSLGHLTVAEPGALIGFLGPKVHEALTGSPFPAGVQVAENLHKHGLIDAVVAPEQVAPLADRALATLSAPRRLPRPPGPVEDPPGERTAWDAVRRSRRADRPGIRRLLRHAGRDVVPLHGTQSGETGAGVIVALARFGEAPAVVVGHDRRDSPPDPAGLRAVRRGFKLAAELGLPVVTVVDTPGAALSPQAEEGGLAGEIAQCLADLVTLPVPTLCVLLGQGSGGAALALLPADRVIAAAHGWLSPLPPEGASAILHRTVERAPEVAAAQGIRAQDLRARGIVDRIVAERPDAADEPAAFLDRLGAVLAHELATLLDVDPADRLQTRRVRYRQL; from the coding sequence GTGAGGAGATCGGCACGGAACCTGATCGAACTGGTCATTGACCCCGGCACCTGGGTGTCGTGGGATGAGGCGGTTGCCGATCCGGCCCCGCTCGACGCCGACTACGCGGCTGCCCTGGCCGCCGCGCGCCGGACTACAGGCGTCGACGAGGCGGTCATCACCGGCGCGGGCCGGCTCGGCGGGCGGCAGGTCGCCGTCATCGCCGGCGAGTTCGCATTTCTCGGCGGCTCGATCGGCGTCGCGGCGGCCGAGCGGCTCACCCGGGCCGTCGAGCGGGCAACCGCCGAGCGGATTCCGTTGCTTGCCGCGCCCGCGAGCGGCGGCACCCGGATGCAGGAAGGCTCTATCGCGTTCCTGCAGATGGTGAAGATCAGCCAGGCGATCACCGCGCACAAGGCCGCGGGGCTGCCATACCTCGTCTATCTGCGGCATCCGACAACCGGCGGCGTGTACGCGTCGTGGGGGTCCCTCGGGCACCTGACGGTCGCCGAGCCGGGCGCGCTGATCGGCTTCCTCGGGCCGAAGGTGCACGAGGCGCTGACCGGCTCGCCGTTCCCGGCCGGCGTGCAGGTCGCCGAGAACCTCCACAAACACGGTCTGATCGACGCGGTCGTTGCGCCGGAGCAGGTGGCGCCGCTGGCCGACCGAGCGCTGGCCACTCTTAGCGCGCCGCGCCGTCTCCCCCGTCCGCCAGGCCCGGTGGAGGACCCGCCCGGGGAACGCACCGCCTGGGACGCCGTCCGGCGATCCCGCCGGGCAGACCGTCCCGGAATCCGCCGACTGCTGAGACACGCCGGCCGGGATGTCGTGCCGTTGCACGGCACGCAGAGCGGCGAAACCGGAGCCGGTGTGATCGTGGCGCTGGCCCGCTTCGGGGAAGCCCCCGCCGTGGTCGTCGGACACGACCGGCGCGACAGCCCGCCTGACCCCGCCGGCCTGCGGGCCGTCCGGCGGGGGTTCAAGCTCGCCGCAGAGTTGGGGCTGCCCGTCGTCACCGTTGTCGACACGCCGGGCGCCGCCCTGTCGCCACAGGCCGAGGAGGGTGGCCTGGCCGGAGAGATCGCCCAGTGCCTTGCCGATCTCGTCACCCTGCCGGTGCCGACCCTGTGCGTGTTGTTGGGTCAGGGCAGTGGCGGCGCCGCCTTGGCCCTGCTGCCGGCCGACCGTGTCATCGCCGCAGCGCACGGCTGGCTCTCGCCGCTGCCGCCGGAGGGCGCGTCGGCGATCCTCCATCGCACCGTCGAGCGGGCGCCGGAGGTCGCCGCCGCGCAGGGCATCCGCGCGCAGGACCTGCGGGCAAGGGGCATCGTGGACCGGATCGTGGCCGAGCGACCCGACGCCGCCGACGAGCCCGCGGCGTTCCTCGACCGGCTGGGGGCGGTACTGGCGCACGAGCTGGCCACCCTGCTCGACGTCGACCCGGCGGACCGCCTCCAGACCCGCCGGGTCCGTTACCGTCAACTCTGA